Part of the Spirochaeta lutea genome is shown below.
GCCTAGAACTCCCTATACCTCAGGGCTGGAAGCCCTAGGTCGCGGCAAAGAACAAGCCGAAAGGGCCTTCGCTGCCCCAACAGTTTGAGGGCCCTTTCGTTATCACTAGTATAGTACATGGGGACAAAAATGAGTTTTATTCAATACATAACAAGAAACAAGGCGGTCATCTGCGGGCTCAAAGCCACGGACTGGCAGGATGCCATTCTCTCCGGCGGCAAGGTGCTTCTGGATCAACAGGGGGTTACCCCCGGCTACCTCAAGACCATCGTGGACAAGTGCAAGGCTAACGGCCCCTACATTGTTATAGCCCCGGGAATCGCCATGCCCCATGCCCGCCCCGAAGAAGGGGCACGCTCCCTCTGTTACGGCATTGTAACCCTGGCTGAACCGGTGGTCTTCGGAGATCCGGATAACGATCCCATCTCCCTGCTCATATTTATGGCTGCAGCCAGCGTGCGGGAACACAACGAACAGGCGGTCAGCCAGATTGCCGACATCTGCGATGATGAGGACCTGGTGGCATCCATTATGAATGCCAAATCTGATAAGGAAATACTCGCCCTGCTGAAAGGGGCTCAGGAGAAGATATGAAAACCAAGGCAGTACGATTATACGGAAAAATGGACCTCCGTCTGGAGGAGTTTGAGCTCCCCCAGATCGCAGAGGATGAAATATTGGTACGGGTTGTCTCAGACAGTATCTGCATGAGCAGCTACAAAGCGGCCCTCCTGGGTGCGGAACACAAGCGGGTACCCGACGATGTGGCAAACAATCCCATAATCATCGGCCATGAACTCGCCGGGGAGGTTGTGGAAGTGGGATCCCAGTGGAAGGACCGATACCAGGAGGGTATGCGGTTCAGTCTGCAGCCCGCCCTGAACTACCAGGGCTCCATGAAGAGCCCCGGATACTCCTACCCCTACTGCGGGGGAGACGCAACCTACATGATCCTGCCCCGGGAGGTGATGATCATGGACTGCCTGCTGCCCTACCGGGGAGAAGGATTCTTCAAGGCCGCCCTCTCGGAACCCTACTCCTGCGTTATCGGCGCCTGCCGGTCTCTCTTCAGGACCGACCGCCACAATCACAACCATTACATGGGCATTCGGGAAGGCGGGAAGATGGCCATCATCGGCGGCTGCGGTCCCATGGGATTGGCAGCCATCGATTACGCCCTGTCCGGTGAGTTCCGGCCAAATCTGCTGGTGGTTACCGATCTGGACGATCGGCGGATTCAGCGGGCCCGGGAGCTCTTTGAGCCCAAGGCGGCTAAACAGGGAATCAGCCTGCTCTTCGTGAATACCGGGACCCTGGACACCCCCAAACAGGACCTGATGAAACTGACCGGGGGGGATGGATTCGATGATATACTGGTCATGGTTCCCTCGGCGGGGGTTCTGGAGCTCTCCGAATCCCTCCTGGGTTTTAACGGCTGTCTAAATTTCTTTGCCGGGCCCACGGATACCAGCTTCTCTGCCAGGGTAAACTACTATGACATCCATTATTTAGAGAAACACATCATCGGAACCACCGGAGGAACCGTGGACGATATGCGGGAGGCGTTAAAACTCATGGAAGAGGACAAGACCAATGTGGAGGTTCTGGTAACCCATGTGGGGGGATTGGATGCCGCCGCCCAAGCGACCCTCCACCTTCCTGAGATTCCCGGGGGTAAAAAATTAATCTATACGGGGATTCAAATGCCCCTGATCGCCCTGGAGGACCTGCCCGACCTTTCAAGCCAGTCCGACCTTTACAAGGGCTTGGCGGAAATTGTAGGAGCAAACCGGGGCCTTTGGAGTGTGGAAGCGGAAAATTACCTGCTGAAAAACGCCCCGGCCATCTAGCCGGCACCGGCATCGGAACCGAGAAGGAGTTCACACCGTGAGTCTAACCATACTTACCCTGGGCCTGAGCCCAGCCATACAAAAGACCATCGTTTTTCCAGATTTTGAGTACGGCGAGGTAAACAGGGCCCAAAGCTACATCATTGATGCTGCGGGAAAAAGCGTGAATGTGGCACGGGTCCTGCATCAGGCCGGATGTCGGGTCCAGGCCATGTTCCCCGCCGGCTCGGAGAACGCCGGGTACTTCGCCCAGCTCTGCCGCCGAGACGGACTGGAGCCCGCCATGGTGGAGTACCCCGGGCGTATCCGGACCTGCATTACCCTGGTAAACCGTAGGGACGGGGAAGGTACCGAGTTGGTGGTTAACGAGCCCGAAGGGTTTCCCGCCGAGGGGGAACAAGAATTCTTCCAGGCTGTCCTCGGGCGGCTGGACCAGGGTTTCGATGCCCTTATTGTATCCGGCAGCCGGCCGAAGGGGTTCTCCGAAACCCTGCTGCCCGAGATCATCCACCAGGCTCGAAAGCGGAATATCTTCGTCGCCGCCGATATCACCGGTACGGACCTTTCCGCCTCATGCCTGGATACCGATCTACGTCCGGACCTGATAAAGATCAATGACCGCGAACTGGCTGCCACCTTCCCGGACCGGGGCAGTCTGGAGCAAACCATCGCCGACCTGTCGGTCCAGTATAATACCCTGGTAGTTATCTCCCGGGGATCCCGGTCCACCCTGGCTGCCCAGGAGGGATCGGTGCTGGAGGTACCCAGCCGGGTGGTTCCCGCAGTGAACCCCATCGGCTGCGGAGATTCCATGACCGCCGGCATTACCCAGGGGCTCTTGGAACGGCAGGGACTGTATCCCAGCATCGAATTGGGGATCCGGTACGCCGCCGCCAACGCGGTAAGCCTGCACCCCGGATGGATCCTGGAAACAGTCGAATCACCCCAAAACAACACCACCAGTACCAAATAAAGCGAGGTAACCCATGGTACAAAACACCATAACCATAGCAAACGCCACAGGACTGCACACCCGACCCGCAAAACGGATCGTCGCCAAGGCGAAGGAATACGAATCGACCCTGACCCTGACCTTCGGAGAAAAACAGGCGGATCTTAAAAGCCTTTTAAAGGTCATGAAGCTGGGGATAACCGGCCGCAAGGAAGTAACCCTGAGCTGCCAGGGCCCGGATGAAGAAACGGCTCTGGCGGAACTAACCCACGCCCTGGAGCACCTGGAGGACTAGGCATGAGCATCGAAATACTCTCCCCGGGCATCGCCAAGGGGCATATAAAACGCCTGGCCCAGGTGGCCATGGATTTTCCCCGGACCGTTTCCAAGGACCGGGTCCAGGACGAACTGGAGCGCTTCCGCGTCGGGAGAAGCCGGGCCATGGATACCCTCCGAGGGATTATCGAGAAAACCGCCCGGGAGATTGGTCCCGAAGAGGCGGAAATTTTCGAGGGCCACCTGGAACTCATGGAGTCCGACGACCTGTCCCAGGAGGTGGAGCAGTACATCCAGGGTCAGCTCATGTCCAGCGAGGCTGCGGTGGACCGATTCGCCCAGGAAAACGCCGCGGACATGGAGGCCCTGGAGGATGAATACTTCCGCCAGCGCGGCCAGGATCTGCGGGATATCGGGGTGCAGCTGATCCGGGCCATCCAAGATTCCGATGCCGCCGGTTCTCAGGACCCGGAAACCGGCACCGCACCGAGGGAAAACGACGGCTGCTCAGGGAGCACCGAGGAGTCCCCAGGGTGCATCCTGGTGGCCGAAGAGCTTTCCCCCTCCCAGACCGCATCCTTGGATTTCTCCGCCGTCCGAGGGCTGATTTTGGCCCGGGGGGGTAAAAATTCCCACGCGGCCATCATTGCCCGGGCCCAGGAACTGCCCGCCCTGGTCGTCACCGATGTAGGGACATTCGAATCCCTCCAGGAAGGAACCCTCATATATGTAGATGCAAACCAGGGTGCCCTACTGACCCACCCGGACAAGAACCAGCAAGCCCGGTTGGACGCCCTGATTTCCCAGGAGCAGGAGCTGCGCGCCAAGGCGGCCCAGGCGGTGGAGCTTCCGAGCCGGACCGCCGACGGCCAGCACCTGGGCATATTCGCCAACGTTGGGGTGCCCGGGGACATCCGGACGGCAGGAGAGAACCGAGCCGACGGCATCGGGCTGTTCCGCACCGAGTTTCTGTTCATGCAGTCCGGCGCCGCTCCCACCCAGGCCGACCAGGCCCGGGTTTACCGCCAGGCCGTACAGACCCTGGATGGGAAGCCGGTCATCATACGCCTCCTGGATACCGGGGCCGACAAACCCCTTCCCTATTTGGAACTGCCTACCGAGGAAAATCCCTTCTTGGGAATTAGGGGGATTCGGCTGCTTCTGGATCATGAAGACTACCTGCGGACCCAGCTGCGGGCCCTCATCGAAGCCAGCGTCTCCGGCACGGTGCACGTCATGATTCCCATGGTAGCCGGATTGGAATCCATACGCCGGGTCAAGGCGCTGCTCTTCCAGGAGAAACAGGATTGGGCCGAGGACATCCGCCTGGGGGTGATGGTCGAAACGCCGGCCTCGGTGATCCTCATCGAGGATATCCTCCGGGAGGTAGATTTCATCAGCATCGGCACCAACGATCTGACCCAGTACACCCTGGCGGCCGACCGGGGAAACCCCGCCTTAGCCCGGTACTACGACGAGCTGCATCCCGCGGTGCTGCGGAGTATTGCCAAGGTTGTAACCGCCGCCCGGGCCCAGGGCAAGCTCAACGGGATCTGCGGTGAACTGGCCGGAAACCTGCTCGCCCTGCCCTTTTTTGTGGGAATCAGCGTGGGCGAACTCAGCTGTGCTCCGAAACACATCGGCGCCATGAGGCTGCTGTTGTCGGCCATTGATTCAACCCAAGCCGCCCAACTGAGCCGGCGGATCCTCGCCCTCTCCAGCCCCCAGGAGGTCCGCCAGGAACTCGAGGCCTTCAGGGAAACCGTAAGGGTACCATGAAAGACCGTCAGAAGCAGATTCTTCAGCTGCTGGTAACCAGTGAGAGCCTCCTAAAAATTGAGGACATCGCCCGGACCTTTTCCATCGGACGAAGGACGGTAAGCCGGGACCTGGATACCCTGGAACGCTGGCTGTCCCTCAGGGGAGTGGTGCTGGAGCGCAAACCCAGCCAGGGTGTCCGGATTAACAGTCTCGGAAAGGACATGCAGTCGCTTTTAAGCGATCTGCATTCCCGGGATCAGTTTATCGAGACCCTGGCAGCGCCGGTCCGCCAGAATCTGATTCTGCTCTACCTGCTCTTTGCGAACCGGGAGGTGAAGATTTCCGAGATCGCCAATACCTTCTTCGTCAGCGATACCTCGGTCTGGAAGGACCTGCACCAGATTGACCAGGATATACTCCCCCTGGACCTTCAACTGGACCGGATGAAGGGGGTGGGTATTCGCCTTTCGGGCCCCGAGCAGACCCAACGCCTGCACTTCATCCGGGTTCTAACCCGGTTGTTCTCCTCCCGGACCATCATCCCCTTCCTCTACGGACGGCCCACCGATCCCGATGCTGCCCCGGGGACCCCCGGGAGGGCTCCCGGGGGGTCTCCCGGAGGAAGCCAACCCGGGCGGACAAACCGGAACGATCCGGCAACCTCCTTTGCCGGGACTCCGGCCTCCCCCGAAGCAGGCCGGCCTGGCGGTACGGGCAAGAAGGATCCGCGGGCCTCGGTTTCCGGGGCGCAGGCCGCCTCGGATTCCGCCCCACATCCGGGGCAGGCTGGCTGGGACGCCGCCTCGGTTTCTCAGAATCCGGGAAAACCCCGCACCCTGGAGGAGGAGCGCCTAACCATGATCCTTCGGCGGATGCAGTTTCCCGAGCACCGGGATGCGGTAATGTCGCTCATTCACCGGCTGTCCGAGGCGGTGGGGTACCAGTTCACCATGTCCGGGGAGGTACTGCTCTTCTTCTATCTCCAACTGAGTTACCACCGCATCAAATCCGGCGCCCTGGTAAACCGGCTAACCCGCCGGGGACTGGTGTACCTGCATACCCCCGACCACCCCGCGGGGCACCCGGGGCTGCACCTCCTCGATCAAACCAGCCGTACCCTCCAGGAGCTCTGCACCCGGTTCTTTAACGGCCGGCTGCCCGAAGAAGAGGCTCAGCTCTTGGCCGTGATTCTGACCGTCCAGGAGGTGGGTGATTCCATCAGCGATCCGGACTTCGAAACCCTGAAACGCCAGGGAAGCCCCTGGGAAAACGCCTACGCCCTCACCCCCCCGGAGGTTCTGGCCCAGGGCCGGCGTATCGCCGAGGAATTCGGTCAGCTCGACCGCCGGCTCTACTACCTCAACGAAGAACTCATCCAGCGCTTCAGCCACAGCATGGCAGCCCTCTGCACCCGGATTACCTACGGAATCCCCTACTGGCACGGCGATTGGGGACGCCCCGGGGGAGAGCATTGGCACCGCCGGGAAAAAACCGCCGTTCTCACCCGGACCCTGCGCAGCCTCGGCATTACAGACCCCGATCCCCGGGATGTGGAGTATCTGCTCCTGCACTTCCAAGCCCTGGCAAACATGGGGCTGGAGGGCTCCAGCCTGCGTCCCCGGTGCCTGGTCTGCTGCTTCGAAGGCATCGGCCTAGCCGCCTACCTGCAGACCATCCTCTCCCAGGAGTTTCCCGAGCTGGATCTGGTTGAGTCCACGGCGGTGTATAAAATCCGCCAAAGCTATCTGGAGGACCATCACATCGACCTGGTCCTCTCCACCTTCCCCATTGAGGACATAAAAACCCCGGTCATCCCCATCGAACTGCCCCTAAACCGCCAAACCATCCAGAACCAGGTGAGCCGGGCCATCCAGGGCATGCAGACATCCCTGGGCTCCTCACCCCCACCCTCCCCGGATCAGGCCCTTCCGGCGGCCGTCCAGCACCAACCCGACTTCCAAACCATTTGGGGGTTCATCAACGGCTTCCGGGTCCTGGTTCACAGCGGCGAGACCGGAGAAGAATCCCTCCTCCACCACATCGCCAGGTCCTGTACCAGGACCCTCGGGGATTGTCTGATTCTTGAGGGTGATTTGAATGCCCGGGAGCTGCTCGGCCCCCTGCATATACCGGAACTGGATCTGAGGATATTTCACTGTAAGTCCCGGGCCGTTACCGAGCCCCAAGCCGGTATAATCACCCAGGCTCCCCAGAACCCCTGCCTCTATCTGCTCGCCCCCAATCCCTGTCCGGAGTCCCAGCGCCGCCTGCTCTCCCGGGTTACCGTATCCCTCATCGAGTCCCCGGCCTTCGCGAAAGCCATTCTCTCCGGGGAGATTCACACCATCCGCCGGGAACTATTGACCATTTACCGGGATCTTTTGTAGTTCCAGTACACGAAAAACCCCGCTGATACGTCACACTATATGATGACGATGAACCAGGAAGAACACCCACACCCTAGCGAACGCCATAAACTCGAGGCCGCCTACCGCCAGGAACATCCCCGGCTCCTGGCCCGGCTGCGGGCTACGGGGCGGAGCCTGGAAGAAGCCGAGGACCTGATTCACGATGTGTATGCCGAAACCATGGCCCGGGTGTCCCTCATCTCGAGAATTCGCAACCTCCCGGCCTGGATAAACGCCCTGCTCAAACGCCGAACCATTGATGCATGGCGGCATGACCAGGTCCGGCAACGGGCCGGACACATCGACCTGGGGGAGGAAACCATCCAAGAGATTATCGCCGGCGCCGGCCTTGATCCCATGGAGCAGTTCATCCGGGAAAACCTGGTGGATGCCCTGAACGACAGCATCGCCGCCCTACCCCCTGCCCAGCGCTGGGTCATCGAAATGCAGATGTTCCAGGGACTAACCTTCCGGGAACTCGCCGAGATGAGCGGAGAATCCATGGACACCCTCTCCGCCCGGAAGCGCTACGCCCTGGCGAACCTGTCCCGGGCGCTGCGCCACTGGATCGAGGACTGAGGGCATCGCGGAACCGGGAAGCCCCAGGGCTGACCGGGCCATTACATGAAAAACAGGCCGGATCCCCCGGCCAGGAGGAAGACTATGTCGGATTATGATACGAATAATGCACAGAACACCGGGGCGGGAGACCAGCCCTCGGATTACCAAGGCTCCACCGGGTCGGGTAAGCGGCCCTACCTGGATTTCCGCGACTGGTGGGATGACCGCCGGGTGTACCAGAAGGTTCTGGTCGTCCTGGGTTTTGTCATCCTCGGAGCCGGGGCCATCGCCCTGTTTGGCTGGATCATTATGGCCCTGTGGAACTGGCTGATGCCGGACATCTTCGGCCTGAAAGAAATAAGCTACTGGCAGGCCTGGGGGCTGTTCCTGCTCAGCTCCCTGCTGTTCAAGGGAATGGGTTCGGAGGAATCCTCTAAACCCAGCGACCGTCGGCGAAAACGCCGGATAAAGCGCTATATTCGCCAAACCGGCGAGGATGTTGCCCGGGAGGATCGGGAATGAGCCACCAGGTAACCATCGAACGGCCCCGATCCGTCGCCTTCGGGATACTGCTCCTCGCCGGAATCGTAACAGGAATCTTCACGTCCCTTCCTGCCCTGGAATCCCCGGACTACCTGCAGAACCTGGTACACATGAAATCAGATATTCATCTGGCAGCGGTGTTCCAGGCATTGATGGCAGGGGTATATGGCGCCATTGCGGTAATTTTGTACCCCCTCATTGCCATGGAGGATCCCGGGAAGGCCAGGGGATACCTGGTATTCCGGGGTATAGGGACGGCCTTTTTATTCGTAGGTATTGTAACCCTGCTTCTCTTTGAACCCCTGGGGGCCTACGCCGCCCAGAGCACAGGTTCGGGGATGGCGCAGTCCGAAGATCCGGCGCTGCTGGGTTCCCTGCTGCGCCAGGGCAGAGACTGGCTAAACCATATCGGGATGGTACTGCCCTGGAGCATCGGGGGCGGTATTCTGTATCTGTCCTTCTTGCGAAGCAGAATCATTCCCCCTTGGATGGCCTGGGCGGGGCTGGTAAGTTCAGCGGCCTCCATTGTTGCCACTGGGCTCTACATGGTTGGGCTGATAAAAATTGTGACCCCAGCGTATTTTGCCCTAACCCTGCCCACCGCTGTCTTGGAGATTTGTCTGGCCTTCTACGTATTAATCCGTGGCTTCAGGGTACCGGACAGCCAGATGAAAGGAGAATTGGTATGACTGTACTTATAGCCGGTCCCACCGGGGCCACCGGACAATTATTAGTTGAGCAGCTTTTAGATCGGGGTGTGGGGGTCCGGGCCGTGGTCCGGCCCGGCAGCCGCCTGCCGGAGCGGGTAACTACCCATAAAAACCGTGAGCTTCTGGAGGTCATTCAGGGAACGGTTTTGGATATGGATGACGAGGAACTCCAAACCCATGTGCAGGGCTGTGGAGGTGTGGCTTCCTGTTTGGGACATAACCTGACTATGAAGGGGCTGTACGGGAAGCCCCGGCGGCTGGTCCGTGACTCGGTGAGGAAACTGTATCGGGCGTTGGAATCCCCTAGGACCCAAGAGCCGGTCAAACTGGTTCTCATGAATACCGCGGGAAACCGCCACCGGGAGGCCGGCGAGACGGTTTCACCCCCCGAATACCTGGTAACCGGGCTCATCCGGATGCTCCTGCCGCCCCACGCAGATAACGAGCAGGCGGCGGATGTGCTGGCTCGGGAGGTCGGGACGGAACACCCCAGCCTGGAGTGGGTGGTGGTCCGGCCGGATAACCTGACCGACCAGGGGGATGTTCAGCCCTACACGGTTCACCCCTCCCCTATCCGGAGTGCTATTTTTAATCCCGGCCAGACCAGCCGCATTACCGTAGCTCACTTCATGGCTGAGCTGTTTACCGATGGGGAGCTGTGGTCCGCCTGGAAGGGGCGGATGCCCGTGGTGTACAACACCTAGGATGCCACCCCGAGAGGTCCTAGGATTCCAGGAGTTCAGCGAGGAGTGCCATAGCCTGGTCGTTGAGCTCGTTGGTCTGCTCGCTGCGCTCATCCACGGCAGCCATGGCCTCCTGGGCCTGGGTATTCCGGTGGATCATGCCCTGGGCGTTGCTCCGGGCTCGGTGGGAGTGGGCCGTAAGGGTCTCGAGGTCGGCCATCATCTGGTCGGCCTGGGCGCTGACCTGGCTGGCCAATTCATCAATCTGCCGGGTAAGGGACAGGGTTTCATCCAGGGATGATAGAATGCCCTGGTTGGCCTCGTGGTAGTCATGGAGCTGGTTCATCATCGTGCTGGAGGATTGTTTGCTCTCCTCCAGGTGGCTTCGGACCAGGGTGAAGGATTGTTCCGTGTCCTGGGCCAGGGCGGTGCTGCGGCTGATCTCCTGGGAGATGGCTTTTAGGGTATCCTGACTGGTTTTTACGTGGCCTGCGGTGTGTTCGGCCAGTTTACGGATCTCATCGGCCACCACCGAAAACCCCCGGCCCTGATCGCCCGCATGGGCCGCTTCTATGGCAGCGTTCATGGCCAGGAGATTCGTCTGGCTGGCGATGCCCGAGATGATCCCGTTAATCTCCAGAATGCTCTGGGAAAGATCGGAAACCCGCTGGATGGACAGTACTGTGGCCCCGAGATTCTCCTCCCCCTGGGCAAAAACACCCGCCAGCTGTTCCACCGATGCATGATCCTGCTGTTTCTGCACCCGTAATTCTTCGATTGCCCGAATCATTTCTTCCACCCGGGCCACGGAGCGGCTCACCGCCTCGGTCTGGCGACCCAACCCCTGGGCGACTCGCTGTACATTCTCCACCAGCTCGCTGCCACGCCCCCGGGACTGATCCACCGTCGAATCCACCTGCTCCACCAGCGCGATGGTCTGCCTGAGATGCTCAGCAATGTCATCGATGGAATTGGACGTAAGGGCTATGCTCTCAAAGAGCTCCACCTGGATCTCACTCATCCGGATAAAGGTGGCCTGGGTCCTTCCCAGATCCTCCTGCAGCCGGTTTTGATTCTTTGCCAGGTTCTGTTCAGCCGCCGCTCTCCTTCTGCGCTCCCCCAGGCCCCACACAACCAGCACCCCCGGGCCCAGGGGCAGAAGAAATCCTAAGAAAATAAAAAGTCCTGGCGCTACCTGGTGAGCCAGTAGTTGGGGGGCAAGGAACACCAGGTAGACCAGGAAACCGTATAGAAAGGGAAGCCCCCGGAATGATCGCGGGGTAGCCATCAGTCCTCGAGCCCCTCTATGAAGGCCGTCAAGGCGGCCATGGCCTGGGACTCGTCGGGACCATCACAACAGAGGGTAATCCGGTGATTCTGGGAGATTCCCAGCTTCATGAGCTTAATCAGGCTCTTCAGATCTGCATCCTTTCCGTCCCGGGAAACGGTGACGGAACATTCGAACTGTTTCGCCTGGGCAACCACAAGCTTGGCAGGCCGGGTGTGTAATCCCGTGGGGTTCGTTATGGTAATTTCTTGGCAGATCATCCAGGCACCTCCCTTATCTGCCTGCATTATCCCCCCGCCCCGGATATTCCGGCAAGGCAAAGCACATTTTACTTGGCATCAATAGCGCCCCCGGGGCGTGGCAACAACGCCGACGGCTTCCCTCCACCCGTGGCCCCCGGGGCGGTTCGGGAACCGACTGCCCGTCCCCGGAAACGCTGAACCTACCCGTGGCCCCCGGGGCGGATCGGGTATAGATGCTCACCGAGGCTGCCAGGGGATGGGACGGAGGACAGCCGGGGGAAGCTGGGTTGGGTTTCGGTCACCCCAGCAATTGACCAGCTCCTGGGGGAATACCCGGCCAAGGTGCTCCACCAGACAGCTCAAAAGCCTTGTCCGGGGATACCCTCTCCGGCTTACCAAACAGAGCTCCCGGGCGGGCCGGGGAGAACGGAAGGCTACCACCCGGCGGCGCTGCTGCTCCGACAGCTGCCCCAGGGCCAACTGGGGCAACAGGGTATACCCTATCCCTGCGTCCACCAGCTGCTTCAAGGTTTCCAGGCTGCCGCTTTGAAAATGGTGTCCAGGGTGATTCGAACGCCCCTGGGCCGAGCAGATTGTTAGAATCTGACTACGCAGGCAATGCCCCTCATCCAAGAGCAGCAGCCCCCGGGTCTCAAGATCCTGGGCCGCCAGGGCGCCCCTGCCCAGCAGCTCGTGTCCCGGGGGAAGGTAGGCCACGAAGGGCTCAATAAACAGGTGATGCTCCTCCAAACCGGGCCCCTGACCAGGAGAGGCCATAATGCCGAAATCCAGGCTATGGTCCCCCACCCCGGTGAGGATATCCCGGGAGATAAGCTCCCGGATGTGGAAGCGGATTCCGGGATACTCCCGGGTAAATCCGGGCAAAAACTCAGGCAGCAGATAGGGTGCCAAGGTGGGAATAATCCCCAGATTGACCTGTCCTTCAAGGGTGGTCTGTTCATTCTGGATGCTCTGGCGCAGGCCTTCCAGGCCCTTCATAATCTCCCGGGCCTGGGCTGCCACCGCCTTGCCAGCCTGGGTCGGTTGGACGGGCTGGCTGGTGCGATCAAAAAGCATCACCCCCAACTCGTCCTCCAGTTTTTTTATCCCGGAACTCAGGGTCGGCTGGGTGACAAAACAATCTTCCGCCGCCCCGGAAAAGCTGCCCCGGTGAATCAGGGCCGTTACAAAATGCAGCTGCTGGATGGTCATATAGATATTATAAATATCATTATCGAAAGTATCAATTTGATTTATACCAGTGGCTCGGGTATACCTATAAACAACTGAGAAGGAGTTACTATGGAAAAACCGAAAACCCTGACCACCGCCGCGGGTCAGCCCGTGGCCGACAATCAAAACAGCCTGACCGCCGGTCCCCGGGGACCGGTGCTGCTCCAGGACCACCATCTCCTGGAGAAAATGGCCACCTTTAACCGTGAACGGGTTCCTGAGCGGGTAGTTCATGCCAAGGGTTCCGG
Proteins encoded:
- a CDS encoding HPr family phosphocarrier protein; the protein is MICQEITITNPTGLHTRPAKLVVAQAKQFECSVTVSRDGKDADLKSLIKLMKLGISQNHRITLCCDGPDESQAMAALTAFIEGLED
- a CDS encoding NAD(P)-dependent oxidoreductase, whose protein sequence is MTVLIAGPTGATGQLLVEQLLDRGVGVRAVVRPGSRLPERVTTHKNRELLEVIQGTVLDMDDEELQTHVQGCGGVASCLGHNLTMKGLYGKPRRLVRDSVRKLYRALESPRTQEPVKLVLMNTAGNRHREAGETVSPPEYLVTGLIRMLLPPHADNEQAADVLAREVGTEHPSLEWVVVRPDNLTDQGDVQPYTVHPSPIRSAIFNPGQTSRITVAHFMAELFTDGELWSAWKGRMPVVYNT
- a CDS encoding methyl-accepting chemotaxis protein translates to MATPRSFRGLPFLYGFLVYLVFLAPQLLAHQVAPGLFIFLGFLLPLGPGVLVVWGLGERRRRAAAEQNLAKNQNRLQEDLGRTQATFIRMSEIQVELFESIALTSNSIDDIAEHLRQTIALVEQVDSTVDQSRGRGSELVENVQRVAQGLGRQTEAVSRSVARVEEMIRAIEELRVQKQQDHASVEQLAGVFAQGEENLGATVLSIQRVSDLSQSILEINGIISGIASQTNLLAMNAAIEAAHAGDQGRGFSVVADEIRKLAEHTAGHVKTSQDTLKAISQEISRSTALAQDTEQSFTLVRSHLEESKQSSSTMMNQLHDYHEANQGILSSLDETLSLTRQIDELASQVSAQADQMMADLETLTAHSHRARSNAQGMIHRNTQAQEAMAAVDERSEQTNELNDQAMALLAELLES
- a CDS encoding hydrogen peroxide-inducible genes activator, yielding MTIQQLHFVTALIHRGSFSGAAEDCFVTQPTLSSGIKKLEDELGVMLFDRTSQPVQPTQAGKAVAAQAREIMKGLEGLRQSIQNEQTTLEGQVNLGIIPTLAPYLLPEFLPGFTREYPGIRFHIRELISRDILTGVGDHSLDFGIMASPGQGPGLEEHHLFIEPFVAYLPPGHELLGRGALAAQDLETRGLLLLDEGHCLRSQILTICSAQGRSNHPGHHFQSGSLETLKQLVDAGIGYTLLPQLALGQLSEQQRRRVVAFRSPRPARELCLVSRRGYPRTRLLSCLVEHLGRVFPQELVNCWGDRNPTQLPPAVLRPIPWQPR